A single Mixta calida DNA region contains:
- a CDS encoding response regulator has product MTPFLRIALLLWLMVFTATGAPAMEKPVHALQLLAHSQAILSDLTLSSTQWRWLRKHHHLTIATWTPNVPPYFMNAGRHDYTGITADYLGLLAANLNITLEIQQYADREAAFQAVESGEADLIAWAGDEAHHAGFLLSKPYTMNTPAEVVNFSAHPVPQEAVRLAIDPAYSGSQAIMRRWPQTQLIPFISARHALEALAFHQIDIFIGDATATQYLINESNLSDLNIRRLRHNESMGFSFAARPDNEQLIAIINQVLAAIPANINEDIIRRWNGGFMPILHDRHLYFTSLEQKWIEDNPEIRVSVLRDSAPLSIYDSKKNLHGVTADILKAIGLRTGLRFVIQPYDNIEEMVAAVKNGHSDIVASLNLDSASQANLLTTRSWLFNSWVMVERHPSLSLPATQRVMMLKGDNVDFSAEPSLQKMRLLYADTLPEGLEAVAKGKADVMILPLINANFYVSRLYADKLRIIKSLESDPARFTLAVSASNYPLATILDKALLNIAPEDLQLTVRKWHSNTNLPAGSQEALKTTPNQTVFWSAIAAAGALLVLLMVLLWRYRQRRLPIQQHLLDAIPVPLFMTDLNGLLTCANSAFAEALDIDINAHRGDAVQALMARGGLYEEGALKEGVTLWQTLLQNNALGYGYVGGWQDMREHQQILKQLRQAKHSAEKASRVKTTFLASISHELRTPLSAIIGILELLLRRKQLNASDRDSLHIAYDTAESLLMLVGDIIDVARIETERLVLRPERASIRPLLESIVTMMDGLARQKSLCFSCEIDADINGDVLVDPVRFKQILINILGNAVKFTTQGRVVFQALLEKEEASALNLLLIVQDSGPGIDTETQARLFKPFEQGEHSHIQQGSGLGLYICRTLIIMMAGELTLDSQPGMGTEVTVRLRLPRMSPQPMPTMSPAPQASPAAARRILVVDDHGASRHVLIQQLHYLGHEAIGAANGQQALSLLAVQQPDVVITDCNMPGMDGFTLARAIRRDYPELIIWGATANKQQSVREACLNAGMNDCLFKPMPLQTLEKLLSALPPNSDAACRPAWKFPPGLNTSQKRRYFLELQLEMFDEALADIREGQQTGRDLSDVLHKLRGGLLLLGADELIDACQRLEKHPDAGQLQQFTQQLTQLSRHLALVYAGTTDLSSHPTTG; this is encoded by the coding sequence ATGACGCCATTTTTACGTATTGCCCTCCTGCTGTGGTTAATGGTCTTTACCGCAACCGGCGCGCCAGCGATGGAAAAGCCGGTTCATGCGCTACAGCTGCTGGCGCACAGCCAGGCGATATTATCGGATCTGACCTTAAGCAGCACGCAATGGCGCTGGTTACGTAAACATCATCACCTGACTATCGCAACCTGGACGCCGAACGTGCCGCCCTACTTTATGAACGCCGGGCGTCACGATTACACAGGCATAACCGCTGATTATCTTGGCCTGCTGGCGGCCAATTTAAATATTACGCTGGAAATCCAGCAGTATGCCGATCGGGAAGCGGCTTTTCAGGCGGTAGAAAGCGGCGAAGCCGATCTTATCGCCTGGGCTGGCGACGAAGCGCACCATGCCGGTTTCCTGTTAAGCAAGCCCTACACCATGAATACGCCTGCCGAAGTGGTGAACTTTAGCGCCCATCCAGTTCCTCAGGAGGCGGTGCGCCTGGCGATCGACCCGGCTTACAGCGGGTCGCAGGCGATTATGCGCCGCTGGCCGCAGACGCAGTTGATACCCTTTATTTCCGCGCGTCATGCGCTGGAGGCGCTCGCCTTTCACCAAATTGATATTTTTATTGGCGACGCAACAGCCACGCAATATTTAATTAATGAATCTAACCTGAGCGATTTAAATATCCGGCGGCTGCGTCATAACGAATCGATGGGTTTTTCCTTCGCCGCCCGTCCTGATAATGAGCAGCTTATTGCGATTATTAATCAGGTGCTGGCGGCAATCCCGGCGAATATCAATGAGGATATTATACGCCGCTGGAACGGCGGCTTTATGCCGATACTGCACGATCGCCATCTTTACTTCACCTCGCTTGAGCAGAAATGGATTGAAGATAATCCCGAAATCCGCGTTTCCGTGCTGCGCGACAGCGCGCCGCTGAGCATTTATGACAGTAAAAAAAATTTGCATGGCGTTACGGCGGATATTTTAAAGGCGATCGGTCTGCGCACCGGCCTCAGGTTTGTTATTCAGCCGTATGACAATATTGAGGAGATGGTCGCCGCCGTTAAGAACGGCCACAGCGATATAGTGGCCAGCCTGAATCTGGATAGCGCCAGCCAGGCTAATCTGTTAACCACCCGCAGCTGGCTGTTCAACTCATGGGTTATGGTGGAACGCCATCCTTCTCTTTCGCTGCCCGCCACGCAGCGGGTGATGATGTTAAAGGGCGACAACGTCGATTTCAGCGCCGAGCCCAGTCTGCAAAAAATGCGTCTCCTCTATGCCGATACGTTGCCGGAAGGGCTGGAGGCGGTCGCAAAAGGCAAGGCAGACGTCATGATCCTGCCGTTGATCAACGCGAATTTTTACGTCTCGCGTTTATATGCTGACAAATTGCGCATTATTAAAAGTCTGGAGAGCGATCCAGCGCGTTTTACGCTGGCGGTTTCCGCCAGTAACTATCCGCTGGCCACGATTCTTGATAAAGCCCTGCTGAATATCGCCCCGGAAGATTTGCAGCTAACGGTGCGAAAATGGCACAGCAACACCAATCTGCCTGCCGGCAGCCAGGAGGCGCTTAAAACAACGCCTAACCAAACCGTTTTCTGGTCTGCGATTGCTGCTGCTGGCGCGCTGCTTGTGCTGCTGATGGTGCTGCTGTGGCGTTACCGACAGCGGCGCCTGCCCATTCAGCAGCACCTGTTGGATGCGATTCCCGTCCCGCTGTTTATGACCGATCTCAACGGCCTTCTTACCTGCGCGAACAGCGCCTTTGCCGAGGCGCTGGATATCGATATTAACGCGCATCGTGGCGACGCGGTGCAGGCATTAATGGCGCGCGGCGGGCTGTATGAGGAAGGCGCCCTGAAAGAAGGCGTAACCCTCTGGCAAACCCTGCTGCAAAACAATGCGCTGGGCTATGGCTACGTCGGCGGCTGGCAGGATATGCGAGAACATCAGCAAATTTTAAAGCAGCTGCGGCAGGCCAAGCATTCCGCAGAGAAAGCCAGCCGGGTAAAAACCACGTTTCTCGCGTCGATCAGCCATGAACTGCGTACGCCGCTCAGCGCGATTATCGGCATCCTTGAACTACTGCTGCGGCGTAAACAGCTTAACGCCAGCGATCGTGACTCATTACATATCGCCTATGACACAGCCGAATCCTTGTTGATGCTGGTCGGCGACATTATCGATGTGGCGCGCATCGAGACGGAAAGGCTGGTATTACGGCCTGAACGCGCGTCGATCCGTCCGCTGCTGGAATCGATCGTGACGATGATGGATGGTCTGGCGCGGCAAAAATCGCTGTGTTTTTCCTGTGAAATCGACGCCGACATCAATGGCGATGTGCTGGTCGATCCGGTGCGGTTTAAGCAAATCCTGATCAATATTCTTGGCAATGCGGTCAAATTCACTACGCAGGGCCGTGTGGTTTTTCAGGCGCTGCTGGAGAAAGAGGAAGCGTCCGCGCTAAATCTCCTGCTGATTGTTCAGGACAGCGGACCGGGCATTGATACCGAGACGCAGGCGCGGCTGTTTAAGCCCTTCGAGCAGGGAGAGCATTCGCACATCCAGCAGGGCAGCGGCCTTGGTCTTTATATCTGTCGCACGCTGATCATCATGATGGCTGGCGAGCTGACGCTGGACAGCCAGCCGGGCATGGGCACCGAGGTGACGGTTCGCCTGCGTCTGCCGCGCATGTCGCCTCAGCCGATGCCGACCATGTCGCCTGCGCCGCAGGCGTCGCCCGCCGCCGCGCGACGCATTCTGGTGGTGGACGATCACGGCGCCAGCCGCCATGTGTTGATCCAGCAGCTGCACTATCTGGGTCATGAGGCGATCGGGGCGGCGAACGGTCAACAGGCGCTCTCTCTGCTGGCCGTACAGCAGCCGGATGTGGTCATTACCGACTGCAACATGCCGGGAATGGATGGCTTTACGCTGGCCCGCGCCATCCGACGTGACTATCCAGAACTTATTATTTGGGGAGCGACGGCCAATAAGCAACAGTCGGTACGCGAAGCTTGCTTAAATGCCGGCATGAACGACTGTTTGTTTAAGCCGATGCCCCTGCAAACGCTGGAAAAATTACTTAGCGCCCTGCCGCCGAACAGCGACGCAGCGTGTCGACCAGCATGGAAATTCCCGCCGGGCCTCAATACGTCGCAGAAACGACGCTATTTTCTTGAGCTGCAGCTGGAGATGTTTGACGAAGCGCTGGCTGATATCCGCGAGGGTCAGCAAACCGGGCGCGATTTATCAGATGTCCTGCATAAGTTACGCGGCGGCCTGCTTCTGCTGGGCGCGGATGAATTGATCGATGCCTGTCAGCGGCTGGAAAAGCATCCCGATGCCGGGCAGCTGCAACAGTTTACTCAACAGCTGACGCAGCTTTCCCG